GGCGACCTGACGGCGGGCGACATCTCGGGGCGGTTTCCCATGACGGCGGCCTCGGTGTCGCACCACCTGTCCGTGCTCAAGGAGGCGGGGCTGGTGAAGTCCGAACGCAACGGGCGCAACCTGGTGTACTCGCTGGAAACCACGGTCTTCCAGGAGTTCCTTCAGCAGATGCTGGATCTTTTCGGCAAGGGAGACGAACGATGAGAACTCGCTGGCTCGCCCCGGCCGTTGCGCTGGCCATGTGGGCGTTCGCGCTGGCCGTGTTCGC
The sequence above is a segment of the Longimicrobium sp. genome. Coding sequences within it:
- a CDS encoding autorepressor SdpR family transcription factor, whose translation is MLDETLRALGDPTRREILRVLRAGDLTAGDISGRFPMTAASVSHHLSVLKEAGLVKSERNGRNLVYSLETTVFQEFLQQMLDLFGKGDER